TGGGGCCGTAGTCTAGCATGGTATGATGCCAGCCTCGGGCGCTGGAGGTCGCGGGTTCAAATCCTGCCGGCCCCATCAATCCTCATAGCTGCCGATCCTCAAGAATATCTCTTTAGGGCTTTAGGGGCTTTTTAGGGGCTTAAATCATCGAATATGTTATCAAATACGGGAAATACGTTTGGGCTTTTATTCTAACTATTAACTATTATGCGTAATGATCAAATTAAGAGAGGAGGTGGAGGTTGAGAAAAAGATGTGATGAAAATATTATTATTCTCCGACGACTTCGTCTTCATCGAGTATTAACCTCATAGTATCGGCATCTGCTGGCATATATTGTAAGAAATCTTCGGCCGCCCTTCTCGGCTCCTTACTCCTTATAATATATCTACCGACTACGATGATATCTGCACCACTACTTAAAGCCTCTCTCGAAACTTCAGGAGTAATCCCTCCAGCGACGGCTACCATCTTTACAATCTTTTTAACCTCTGATATATTGCCCCATCTGGTCTCTAATGGCCTTCCCTCCTCTCTTGCCGTTGCCTCAACATCTACACTTCTATGCAAAAGAACTACATCGGGCTTTATCCTTAAGGAACGAAGTTTAACTATAGGGTCATCGACATTCATCATATCGAGGATTGAGTAGATACCTTGCTTTTGGGCCTCAAGGATCGCCCTCTCTATAGTTTCATTCGATGCGACTCCTAAGATACATACGGCATCTGCGGTCGCATCGGCCGCCTCTTTAACCTCAAGCCTTCCAACATCTATCGTTTTAAGATCGGCGATTATAAAAGCGTCCCTTCTTATTTCTCTAATCTTCTCAATAACTCCGACACCGTACTTTTTAATCAAGGGTGTACCAGCTTCAAGTAGTATCCTTTCTCTAATCGGAAGCGCATTGATAATATTCGCAGCCTCTTCGAATGAATCAAGATCTAGAGCGACTTGAAGGTAAGGGGGGTTCCATAACCTCTGGACTCTAAAGCCCATTATCGGGTGAACCGCTCTATCCTTCTCTTTAAGTACCTTTTCTACGGGTGGGTAATGTGAAAGAGCCCTTCTTAATGCGGTCTTCGTCGCACCATAATTATATTGATAGATCTTTCTAAAGTCCTTTGCCTGAGGATGGATGAATACCGATGCTATAACTACCCAGTCTTCACATTTATCCCTCGGTATTATCCCCTCTTCAACCGCATCGGCAACGGCCCTCGCTACGGCCATCTGCGCCGGGCCGAAGATCTTATTCGCATCCTCTAAACTCTTGATCGTCACCTTAGGAACGATCAATGTCGAAGGTTTTGGTGGGAGATTCGGCCGAATTACCGCTAACAATGGAGTATGGCCCATAGAAATATTGGAGAAGGCATTCGCAAAGGCAATTCCAGCAGGCCCCCTTTTATCACCTATAATGAGATCTATATGGGCTACCTCATCCCCCGATCCTATCAGAGCCTCCCCAACGTACAATTCGTTAACCAATTCCTATTACCCACACACTTTAGTAATTTCACACATTTAAGTATTGTTAATGTTATTTGTTATTCCTTATCGCTCACTACGAATTTTAATTCTCGAATAAGATTATAACTCTACCATCATTTACCGATAAGCTGAAGATACATTCATCCTACCCGATGATATCTATCGATTTATATCGATTTGTATCGATATCATCAATCTATGAAATCGAGCCATGCATAATATTTGGGATCCTTTCCTCTTACAACCTCATAAAATTTCTTTTGAAGTGCTTCAGTTATCGGGCCACGAGTGCCCCTTCCGATGGTTACATTATCAATCTCTCTAATGGGAGTGATTTCGGCTGCGGTACCCGTAAAGAATACTTCATCCGCCAAAAATAGATCTTCTCGGGTGATATCCTTCTCGATTACGCATAGATTCATATCTCTAGCCAACTTCATTACGGAATCGCGTGTAATACCCGGAAGGGCGCCTGAATCGAGTGGCGGGGTCATCAAAATACCATCTTTAACGATAAATATGTTCTCACCACTCCCTTCAGCTACGGTACCATTCAAATTCAACATGATAGCTTCATCATACCCGCACTTTAATGCTTCGAGCTTTGCCAATATAGAATTAGCGTAATTTCCAGATATCTTAGCTTTAGATGGCATAATCCTTCCGTCGATACGCCTCCAACTTGAGATCTTACACCTTATACCATTGATCAACCCCTCTTCTCCTAGATAAGCACCCCACGGCCATGCAGCGATCGCTACATCGATCGGGTTCTTTGAGGGGTTTAAGCCCATCTCCCCATAACCGTAATAGACGATCGGCCTTACATAGCACTCAACTACTTTATTGATACGAATCGTATCTTTAACGGCCTGAAGAATTTCATCCTGCGAATATGGTATCTTCATCATGTAGATCTTAGCACTATCGAAGAGCCTCCTGATATGATCCTTGCCTCTAAATAGAGCTGGCCCCTTCTCGGTCTTGTAACATCTTAACCCTTCGAAGACCGCTACACCATAATGAAGGCTATGTGTTAGCACGTGTATCTTCGCATCCTCCCAATCCACAAACCTTCCATTTAACCAGATCTTTTCAGTCTTCTCCAAACAGAATCCCTGCCCGCAAAATATGTTTAATATTTATCTTTGAAATTATTAAACATTATCAAAAGAAGAGCTGAAAAGCTCGTTTAATTTAAGTTAGATTTTAGCTCTTTATGCATATAAGACTATAAAACTCGTTAAAGGATTGTGACTAAAATCGAGTCAAAGGCTCAGCTAATTCTCTAATCTTCTCCTCCCAATTTGAAGATTTGATGATACCGCTCGCTACGAGTATTCCTCTAGAGCCCAATCGGAGTGCGGCATCTACATCCTCTTTGGCAACGATCCCTGCACCACAGACGATCTTCACATTCTTATTTACTTTCATTGCAATCTCTACAGACTCCGTTATAACTTCTGGCCGGGCTTTGGAGACCGCTATACCACTTCCAATCAATTCGGGAGGCTCGATAGCTACAAACTCTGGATCGTAACTTGTAAATAGAGCAACTTCTTCTGGCGTTCTCGCACAAACCATCGAGTACATTCCAAGATCCTTAAGTCGCTTTACAGTCTCTTGGATCCTCGATGGTGGAATTCTTTTTTCACTATGGTTGATCAATGAACCTATGCAACCTATCGACTTTACGACTTCGGGTACAATCGCACCCGTGGTACTTCCCATCTTCTCTGGATCTACGTGTTGAGCGAAGATCGGAATAGATACGGACTTCGCAACGAGTGCTAAAGTCGGTATGGGTGGTGCGATGGCGATCTCAACATTCAAATCTCTTGCTACAGACTCAGCACTCTTCGCGAGTCTTATCGCCCTTTCCCCCAGCACTTCAGAATAATTCTTAAAGTTGATTAAAAAAAGTGGTGTGCGGAGTGTTGTCAATTTGCCTTCAAGGGATATGCTTGAACCTCGATTCTAACTTCTTTAGTATAGTTGGGAGTGTTGTGTACTCCATCTCTTCAGGCCCTAAACGTGCGGGCATGAATGGACCATGTCTTCTCATAAAGTCTGCAATCTGATTAGCTATCAACCTTGATAAATCAAACGCTGGATCATCAAATAGATCGGCTGGGCCTATGAGTTTACCTTGATTTAATTGAAAGCCAAGGGCTACAACTCTTGGAGGACCATCAAATCGTGTACATCTCGCATTCTTTAATCCAACGGGCATTAAAGGACCATGGTGAGAACCTCTCATCCAACCAGCTACTAAATGGGGCATCGCAAAGCCTTCCAATATTTCACCTACCGCTGGTAAACCATGTTGAGCTCTTACGAAGAGTACTGGATCATCTTTACCCACATACCTCCCAGCGATCAAAGAGAGCCTCGTTGTACTGGCTACAGCTGCGAGTAAGCCATCTGACCTTCGATAGACAGATTGAATCACATACCTGCCAGGTGTGCCTATCAACGCTAACAGATCGTAACTCTCCTCGGGTGTGTGAAGATCGATCATCTTTCCCTCCATTACATCCATCACTCTAAATGTGAAACCCCCATGGAGGTTTTGATCGATGACCAATCCAGCAGTATTGAACGGGTCTGCAAATATTCTGTATAAAGGTAGGTTCCAAGCGCCCGGCTCGGTCTTATCTGCCATGAAGATCACTATGGGCTCACTGGGCCTCTCTTCGATCTCCCCTTCGGCTACACCTGGACCCATGCCCTTAAGATTTCCCGAGAACGCTGTAGAGAGGAGGTCCTGACCAGCAGCATACAGCTTGAGTTTCTTAGATACATTTTCAGTAACTTTCGTGAACACGTTCCATGCCAATCCATGTATCTTTGGATTATCTACGCCTTGAGTATGTGTCATTATAAGCTGAAGATCGTCACCTACACCTGTAACATAAAAGTCGATGAGTAGGCCATCATCTTTACTCTTTTGGAGCTCTCTAGAGGCTTCTTCTATCTGTTGTGGATGGACCATGTGATGCCCTGCGAGGCTGCCCACATCGGCTTTAATTACAGATAAAGTTATCTTCATATTCACTCACCTCTATACTTCACAATACTCTTAAATAAACCCTATGTTACGTACCATTTACTTCAATTCTAAGGGGGTCGTTTAGGAGGTTCAGGGGGTTAAAACTCCTCCTCCTCTTCTAGCTCTTCCTCCCACCCTTCTTCTTCGAACTCCTCCTCGAACTCCTCCTCGAACTCCTCTTCAAACTCTTCCTCTGACATTTTTATGCGCCTCCTCGAAGTTTACTGCTCGTTTATTAATAAATCTTTACCTTCATTCAAACAAAGATTGTGTAGTAAATCTCTTTAATGATAAATCTATTCTACGCATCGAGCTAAATCTAAATCAAAATCAGAAAAGCTTTTATCTTCACAATCAACCACTATCGCATAATGTCGTCATGGATCAAGGGTGGATGGGTCGGAAGGATTCTGACCATCGATCTAACGAAGGGTAGGTATTATAGTGAAGAACTTCCTAAGGATCTGGCAATGAATTATATTGGTGGGAGGGGTTTCGGTGCAAAGATTCTGTGGGATAGGCTCCCTCCTAAAGTCGATCCTTTGAGTCCAGACAATCTGTTGGTTATCTCATCAGGTCCTTTGACTGGCCTGCCTTTACTATGCTCTGGTAAACTCGATATTGAAACGAAGAGTCCCTTGACCGGTGGTTGGGCTGATAGTAATTGTGGTTCTATATACAATCCTGCGTTTAAAAGGGCGGGTATGGATGTATTGATTCTAAAAGGTAGGTGTGAAAAACCTACGTACATTCATATTCAAGATGGTGACGTTAAGTTAAGAGATGCTTCACACCTATGGGGTAAAGGCGTCTTTGAAACAGATAAAATTCTACGTAAAGACCATGGTAAAAGTAATTTGAATTTAATAATCGGACCGGCTGGTGAGCGGCTTGTAAGGTTCGCCTCGCTCATGGCCGAATCTGGCAGGGCTGCTGGCAGATCTGGTATTGGTGCTGTAATGGGTAGTAAGAATATTAAAGCACTTTGTATCTCTGGCTCTAAAGAAATCCCTGTCGCCGATCCCGATGGTCTTAGAAAGATCACAGATGAAGCTCATAAAGAATTACGTAAATCGCCCATGTACGATATGTGGATGAGGCAAGGGACGATGTTCACCATAGATTGGTCGAATGAAAACTCTTGCCTACCAACAAGAAATATGAAAGAGAGCATGTTCGAACGTGCGAACGAGATCGATGGCAATAGAATGGAGGAGTTGAAAGTAGGTGTGAGTTCGTGCTTTGGTTGTGTAATGGCCTGTGGACATATCACCCGGGTGAATGAAGGTCGATACGCTGGCTTAGAAGTTGTACCCGATTATGAAAATGTAGCCATGCTCGGCTCAGGGTGTGGTATAGCACCTCTGGAGCCCGTTCTTAAGATGAATTATATTTGTGATGATCTTGGCATGGATACGATCTCTGCAGGCTCGGTTATTTCATTCGCTATGGAGTGTTATGAAAGAGGTTTGATCGATAAAACGGATTTAGATGGTTTAGAGTTAAAATTTGGTAATGAAGATGCCGCTATAAAGCTTTTAGAAATGATAGGTTACAGAATCGGTTTCGGTGATTTGTTGGCCGAAGGTGTAAGAAATGCATCGAAGAAGATCGGGAAGGGGTCGGAGAAGTTTGCGATGCATGTAAAAGGTATGGAGATCAGCGCTTACGAATCTCGAGCCGCGCCCGGAATGGCTTTAGCCTATGGTACAAGTGACATCGGCGCACATCACAAAAGATGTTTTATAATCTCATGGGAGGTAAAGAATGATCGTTTGGGTATAAGTAAGGAGAAGGTAGCTAAAGTGATCGAACTTCAAAATATACGTAGTAGCTTCGATATGATGAGTGTCTGCCGTTTCCCATTCGTCGAATTGGACCTTCCTTATGATTATTATTCAAAGTTCATGACATTGGCTACGGGTTATCCATTCACGACAGAAACAATACTTAAAGCTGCTGAAAGGGTATTCTGCTTAACCCGAGCTTTTTGGGTGAGAGAATTAGGATACTATAGTAGAGAGTTAGATTACGTACCTCCAAGGTGGTTCGAAGAACCATTACCAAATGGACCTTTCAAAGGCCATCGTATAAAGCTTGAAGATTACGATAAATTACTTTCATGGTACTATGAGCTTAGGGGTTTTGATGAGCGAGGCATACCCAAGAGGGAGAAGTTGATAGAGATGGGGCTCGATGACGTTGTTAAGACCTTTGAATATATGGGAATTTGGCCTAATTGATACCGAATCTTTAATATTCAAACTCTGCATCTCCCTCTTTATATAGAAGGATTTTAAACCGTATTGACCATATTAACATTAATAGACCGTTCAGCATTACTAAAAGGTGAGTGGTCGGCTCAAGGATGTACAGGCAAGTTTCAGATGCTTATGAGCAGGCGTTGGCCGATATAGTAGCCATCTTAAATAAAAAGGATTTTATCACCTTTAGAGAATTTATTCGAATAAAAAAAGATGTGTGTAAGAAGTACGGTCTAAAATCGATACCGAACAATATTTCGATAATCTCCAAACTCTCTCCTCAGGTTCGTGAGAGGTTCAGAGATCTACTCACGGTGAAGCCCGTAAGGACCGCATCGGGGATTGCCATGATCGCCGTCATGACCAAACCTATGCCTTGCCCCCATGGTACTTGCATTTACTGTCCAGGGGGTGTCAAGTTTGGCACTCCTCAAAGCTATTCGGGCAAGGAGCCCGCATCTATAAGGGCCGCTCAACACAACTATGATCCATACGAGCAGGTTACAAATAGGTTAAAGCAACTCTCCGATCTAGGCCATAAAATCGGTAAGATCGAATTGATCATACTGGGAGGCACATTCCTCAGCTTCCCCCCAGATTATCAGATGTACTTTATAAAGGGTTGCTATGATGCACTCAATCAATATACATCAACATCGTTAGAAGAGGCGATAAAAAGGGCTGAGACTGCAAAGATAAGAAATGTAGGTCTAACGATAGAGACGAGACCGGATTGGTGTAAAGAGAAGCATGTGGATCTCATGCTTAGTTATGGTTGTACACGTGTAGAGATAGGTGTTCAAACCCTTAATGAAAGAGTTCTTAATGTGATTCAACGCAAGCATAGTTTAGAGGATGTTATAGAAGCGTTCCGCATCGCGAAGGATGCTGGTTACAAGATCGGTGCACATATGATGCCAGGCTTACCTTGCTCTAATTACGAAAGTGATCTTAAAGACTTTTACAGACTGTTCAACGAGCCCGAATTTAAGCCCGACATGTTAAAGATCTATCCAACTCTAGTATTGGAAGGTACGACACTCTATGAATGGTATAAAGACGGTATCTATTCACCTTACGATTTGAATACGTTGATCGATCTGATAATTGAAGTGAAGAAGATCGTGCCTCGGTGGGTGAGGATCATGAGGATCAATAGAGAGATACCATCACATGAAATTGTGGCTGGTGTAAAGCATGGCAATTTGAGGGAGATCGTTCAAAGGGAGATGGCGAGGAGGGGTCTATCGTGCAAGTGTATTCGGTGTAGAGAAGTAGGGTTGAAGATCAGGCGTGGCTATTCGGTGAATCTCGATCATGTAAAGCTCTTACGTGAAAGTTATGAGGCATCGAATGGTCTAGAGATCTTTCTATCGTACGAAGATACATCAAATGATATACTGATAGGATTTGTAAGGTTAAGAATCCCATCACCCTATGCCCATAGACCAGAAATTAAAGATCAAAAGGTGTGCTTGATTAGAGAGTTGCACGTTTATGGTAGATCGGTACCTGTGGGTGATGAGGATGAAAGGAGTTGGCAGCACCGTGGTTATGGTATGGCGTTGATGGAAGAAGCGGAAAGAATCGCTCTAGAAGAGTTCGATGCAAAGAAGATGGTTGTAATAAGCGCTATAGGGACTAGAGAGTATTATCGAAGATTAGGATATGAGTTGGAAGGGCCGTATATGGTAAAGCGATTGGGGTAGAATCAGATGGTTGATACTAATAATAGTGGTGTGGTAATTGGTAGAGGGACGTGGTTAGATAAAGTGGCCTTTAAGATCGTAGAGAGAGAAAAGAGTTTAGGTAGATCACTTTCGAATATCAGAGTCGAAAGTGGTTTAGGTGCATCTGGCATCCCCCATGTGGGGAGTTTGAGTGATGCTGTCCGTGCATACGGTGTGAAGATGGCCCTAGAAAATCTCGGTTACAGATCTGAGCTCATCGCATTCTCCGATGATATGGACGGTTTAAGAAAGGTACCTTCAGGTATGCCCGAATGGTTGAATGAGTATTTAGCGAGGCCTGTGTGCACGATACCAGACCCATTCGGTTGCCATCGATCTTATGGTGCACATATGAGCAGTATGTTACTCGATTCACTCGATCGATTGAATATAAAGTATAATTTTCAAAGTGGTGCTGAAGCTTACAAAAGCGGAATCCTCAATAAATCGATCCTCTTGATATTGGAGAACTCCCAAACCATCGGTAAGAAGATCGCAGAAATGGTTGGACAAAGGAAGTTTGAGGAGGTCCTACCATACTTCCCAATCTGTGAGAATTGTGGAAGGATTTACCTAGCTGAAGCCTATCAATACATAAAGGAGGAGCAAAAAGTACTCTATCGGTGTTGTGGAGCAAGGATCGGTAATCGTTGGGTCGATGGTTGTGGATATGAAGGTGAAGTCGATGTGACGAAAGGTAAGGGGAAGTTGAGTTGGAAGGTCGAATTTGCAGCCCGTTGGTCAGCCCTCGATATTAGGTTTGAAGCTTACGGTAAAGATATTGCAGATTCTGTAAGGGTGAATGATTGGGTAGCTGATGAAATATTGAATTATCCCCATCCATTCCACGTCCGTTACGAACTCTTTCTTGATAAATCGGGTAGAAAGATCTCGAAATCTTTAGGTAATGTCTTTACCCCTCAGACATGGTTGAGGTATGGCACTCCACAATCTTTAATGCTCTTGATGTTCAAAAGGATCGCTGGTACAAGAAATCTTGCGGTTGAAGATATCCTCAACTATATGGATGAATATGATGCCCTTGAGGATGTGTACTTCGGAAGGTTGAAGATCGATAATCCGGCCAAGTTAAGGCAACTTAAAGGCTTATACGAGTATGTTAATCATCTAAATCCACCCTCTAAACCACAGATACATGTACCACAGAGATTGCTGATTCAACTCGCATCCTTTGCCCCTCCAGAAAATCGGGTAGAGTATGTAATTCAAAGACTGGTTAAATATGGCATAATAAAGCAAGCGACGAATGAACTTAATGAAAGGATCAAATTGGCGATAAATTGGGTCGAAGATTTTAAGTCGATAGAACCGATCAAACTTACACTATCGGAGAAAGAGGCAAATTCGATCAAGGAGCTTATAGAATTTTTATCAAAAGAAACGAATCCCGAGAAGATTCAAAGTGAAATCTTCCAGATCGCGAGGAGGAATGGTATCGATCCCCCTGAGTTTTTCAAACTCTTATACAAAGCGATCTTAGGTTCTGATAGAGGGCCTAGATTGGGGCCATACATCGTTGATATAGGTATACCGAGAGTTTTAGAGTTACTTAAAAGGCAGATCTAGATCGACAGAATGATGGATAAAACTTCCTTTAATGCTATCAGATGACAGAAAGGTTATTCTTAATGGACAGTTCTATACTAATGGGGCCCGTGGCCTAGTATGGATAGGGCGTCGAAGATGAATCTTGCGTAAGCCTGCGGAGCCGGAGGTCCGGGGTTCGAATCCCCGCGGGCCCGCTAAGAAGAATGAGAAATCTTCTCATCATCTTATAGATTCGATCTTTGATAGATTAAAATTCCATCCTCGAACCATGGGTCTTAGTAATCATCTTCGATAAATTCTTACTCCCCTTCTACTTAAGGATGGCAAGGAATCATCAAAATGAATATTGAAGATGGTAGCCCGGGGCAGATTCGAACTGCCGTCACCGGCTCCAAAGGCCGGTATTCAAGGGCGAGGCCTTGCTTGACCACTACATTCGGCGAAACATCCTTCTCCACCGGGCTGATCCGAGCTACCGTTATTTAATATTCGATTATTTATTGATTAAGTTTTCCTTTTATCGATTCGATGATTGAAACGATCTTGCTTATCGGATCTTCCATTCTCTTCAAAATGCGCTCCGCCCTCCTCTTTAAATTTAATCTATACTCTTCATCTTTAAGAAGCCTTTCTAAATTCTGTACCACACCTTCTATACTTTGAGGTTTTATCACCAATCGATTCTTTATTAAATACTTTTCAACGTAATGGGTGATTCCGGGGTATGCGGATATCGTCGGTATGCCGAGCAAGGCCGATTCAGCATTCATAGTACCACCCATCCCTACAAACACGTCTGTGTGAGAGAGTATGCTAACTCCGTCGAAACCATCCTTAGGGATGATGAGCTTCGATCCATAATGAGCATCGAGTTCTTCGATCTGATCACTATACCTACATAGGGCTACAATATTACAATCGGGGAAATGTGAAATGATTCGATCCAATAGTTTCATATAGATATCTTTATCGATGTTGAGGAGGTATGAAGCTTTAATTTCTGGTAATCGAACCGTGATCGTCTTCTTTGATCTATCAAGGTTTAATTCAAGCGTAGCTGCATACTTCCTTCGCCTTATCCATACTACCGGATCCAAAGCTCGATACTTGATGACCCTTTCTTTCGATATTCCATACTTGACCCATTCGGATACTGGTATAATCCATGGCGTTAATAAATAGTATGATAGAGGTATGGTGAGCTTCGATACACTCTCTGCATGAGGGGAATCGCTGATGCAGATATGCTTTATTCCGAGCCCATACGAAGTGCGGGCACATTCGGGTGAGCTAAAGGATATCGCACAATTAGGGCACTCTTCATTTACAACCTTTGCGAGTCGAATGATCCTTTCACTACTTGTGATAAGTTTTTGATAGAGATCACCGCCTCCATGTTCACCAATAAATGTAGCTCTCATACCAATCCTCCTTATCAATAACTCTACTTCACGGTAATGGCGTGATGTTACGAATACATCGTAACAAATCCTCTCCAACTCTTCTACAAGTGGTTGGAAGAATAACGCTTGCTTAGGTGTGAGTATATCGATCCAAATCTTCAATCTACATCCATTGGATATGATAAAGGTATTTAATCATTTTTTGCCCATCGTTGCAACATTTACTATGTGCAAGGTAGAAGATGTTCATTATAATCGATTCTGCTTTAAACCGAGGTTGACTGTCAACCCCGCGATTGAAATGATGAGTAGAATTTTATAAGATAGCGGTATTGAAATCATCGATAAGAGCGAAATACCCAATCCTTTGAAGAATCCGGTAACCAACCTTAATGGATTATTGCTCTCTCTAATTTGCCACGATTGTGTTATCCAATCGAGGATGGCGGGTAATGCAAGTAAGATACAGAGAATGATCTGATAGATGAGTGGTAAAGAAAGGAAGGGTCCCAAGTCGAAACTCATGGATAGAATCAATAAACTCGTAAAACCGAGTACCACTCCCGTACATCGGGCACAGAGTTTAAGATCTTTGCCCCTATAACCTATTGTAATCCAGTGGTTATGCGCCAATAGCAACTCCCAGCGCTTCATTATGTAACTACCTGCTTTTCACCACAGTAGGGGCAATGGATAAAATCTGAAAGTAACATCCTACCACACTTTGCACAACTCTTCATCGTATATACTTTGAGTGG
The DNA window shown above is from Nitrososphaerales archaeon and carries:
- a CDS encoding bifunctional 5,6,7,8-tetrahydromethanopterin hydro-lyase/3-hexulose-6-phosphate synthase; the protein is MVNELYVGEALIGSGDEVAHIDLIIGDKRGPAGIAFANAFSNISMGHTPLLAVIRPNLPPKPSTLIVPKVTIKSLEDANKIFGPAQMAVARAVADAVEEGIIPRDKCEDWVVIASVFIHPQAKDFRKIYQYNYGATKTALRRALSHYPPVEKVLKEKDRAVHPIMGFRVQRLWNPPYLQVALDLDSFEEAANIINALPIRERILLEAGTPLIKKYGVGVIEKIREIRRDAFIIADLKTIDVGRLEVKEAADATADAVCILGVASNETIERAILEAQKQGIYSILDMMNVDDPIVKLRSLRIKPDVVLLHRSVDVEATAREEGRPLETRWGNISEVKKIVKMVAVAGGITPEVSREALSSGADIIVVGRYIIRSKEPRRAAEDFLQYMPADADTMRLILDEDEVVGE
- a CDS encoding branched-chain amino acid transaminase, coding for MEKTEKIWLNGRFVDWEDAKIHVLTHSLHYGVAVFEGLRCYKTEKGPALFRGKDHIRRLFDSAKIYMMKIPYSQDEILQAVKDTIRINKVVECYVRPIVYYGYGEMGLNPSKNPIDVAIAAWPWGAYLGEEGLINGIRCKISSWRRIDGRIMPSKAKISGNYANSILAKLEALKCGYDEAIMLNLNGTVAEGSGENIFIVKDGILMTPPLDSGALPGITRDSVMKLARDMNLCVIEKDITREDLFLADEVFFTGTAAEITPIREIDNVTIGRGTRGPITEALQKKFYEVVRGKDPKYYAWLDFID
- the tpiA gene encoding triose-phosphate isomerase, with the protein product MTTLRTPLFLINFKNYSEVLGERAIRLAKSAESVARDLNVEIAIAPPIPTLALVAKSVSIPIFAQHVDPEKMGSTTGAIVPEVVKSIGCIGSLINHSEKRIPPSRIQETVKRLKDLGMYSMVCARTPEEVALFTSYDPEFVAIEPPELIGSGIAVSKARPEVITESVEIAMKVNKNVKIVCGAGIVAKEDVDAALRLGSRGILVASGIIKSSNWEEKIRELAEPLTRF
- a CDS encoding fructose-1,6-bisphosphatase — encoded protein: MKITLSVIKADVGSLAGHHMVHPQQIEEASRELQKSKDDGLLIDFYVTGVGDDLQLIMTHTQGVDNPKIHGLAWNVFTKVTENVSKKLKLYAAGQDLLSTAFSGNLKGMGPGVAEGEIEERPSEPIVIFMADKTEPGAWNLPLYRIFADPFNTAGLVIDQNLHGGFTFRVMDVMEGKMIDLHTPEESYDLLALIGTPGRYVIQSVYRRSDGLLAAVASTTRLSLIAGRYVGKDDPVLFVRAQHGLPAVGEILEGFAMPHLVAGWMRGSHHGPLMPVGLKNARCTRFDGPPRVVALGFQLNQGKLIGPADLFDDPAFDLSRLIANQIADFMRRHGPFMPARLGPEEMEYTTLPTILKKLESRFKHIP
- a CDS encoding aldehyde ferredoxin oxidoreductase family protein, whose translation is MSSWIKGGWVGRILTIDLTKGRYYSEELPKDLAMNYIGGRGFGAKILWDRLPPKVDPLSPDNLLVISSGPLTGLPLLCSGKLDIETKSPLTGGWADSNCGSIYNPAFKRAGMDVLILKGRCEKPTYIHIQDGDVKLRDASHLWGKGVFETDKILRKDHGKSNLNLIIGPAGERLVRFASLMAESGRAAGRSGIGAVMGSKNIKALCISGSKEIPVADPDGLRKITDEAHKELRKSPMYDMWMRQGTMFTIDWSNENSCLPTRNMKESMFERANEIDGNRMEELKVGVSSCFGCVMACGHITRVNEGRYAGLEVVPDYENVAMLGSGCGIAPLEPVLKMNYICDDLGMDTISAGSVISFAMECYERGLIDKTDLDGLELKFGNEDAAIKLLEMIGYRIGFGDLLAEGVRNASKKIGKGSEKFAMHVKGMEISAYESRAAPGMALAYGTSDIGAHHKRCFIISWEVKNDRLGISKEKVAKVIELQNIRSSFDMMSVCRFPFVELDLPYDYYSKFMTLATGYPFTTETILKAAERVFCLTRAFWVRELGYYSRELDYVPPRWFEEPLPNGPFKGHRIKLEDYDKLLSWYYELRGFDERGIPKREKLIEMGLDDVVKTFEYMGIWPN
- a CDS encoding tRNA uridine(34) 5-carboxymethylaminomethyl modification radical SAM/GNAT enzyme Elp3; its protein translation is MVGSRMYRQVSDAYEQALADIVAILNKKDFITFREFIRIKKDVCKKYGLKSIPNNISIISKLSPQVRERFRDLLTVKPVRTASGIAMIAVMTKPMPCPHGTCIYCPGGVKFGTPQSYSGKEPASIRAAQHNYDPYEQVTNRLKQLSDLGHKIGKIELIILGGTFLSFPPDYQMYFIKGCYDALNQYTSTSLEEAIKRAETAKIRNVGLTIETRPDWCKEKHVDLMLSYGCTRVEIGVQTLNERVLNVIQRKHSLEDVIEAFRIAKDAGYKIGAHMMPGLPCSNYESDLKDFYRLFNEPEFKPDMLKIYPTLVLEGTTLYEWYKDGIYSPYDLNTLIDLIIEVKKIVPRWVRIMRINREIPSHEIVAGVKHGNLREIVQREMARRGLSCKCIRCREVGLKIRRGYSVNLDHVKLLRESYEASNGLEIFLSYEDTSNDILIGFVRLRIPSPYAHRPEIKDQKVCLIRELHVYGRSVPVGDEDERSWQHRGYGMALMEEAERIALEEFDAKKMVVISAIGTREYYRRLGYELEGPYMVKRLG
- the lysS gene encoding lysine--tRNA ligase, which translates into the protein MVDTNNSGVVIGRGTWLDKVAFKIVEREKSLGRSLSNIRVESGLGASGIPHVGSLSDAVRAYGVKMALENLGYRSELIAFSDDMDGLRKVPSGMPEWLNEYLARPVCTIPDPFGCHRSYGAHMSSMLLDSLDRLNIKYNFQSGAEAYKSGILNKSILLILENSQTIGKKIAEMVGQRKFEEVLPYFPICENCGRIYLAEAYQYIKEEQKVLYRCCGARIGNRWVDGCGYEGEVDVTKGKGKLSWKVEFAARWSALDIRFEAYGKDIADSVRVNDWVADEILNYPHPFHVRYELFLDKSGRKISKSLGNVFTPQTWLRYGTPQSLMLLMFKRIAGTRNLAVEDILNYMDEYDALEDVYFGRLKIDNPAKLRQLKGLYEYVNHLNPPSKPQIHVPQRLLIQLASFAPPENRVEYVIQRLVKYGIIKQATNELNERIKLAINWVEDFKSIEPIKLTLSEKEANSIKELIEFLSKETNPEKIQSEIFQIARRNGIDPPEFFKLLYKAILGSDRGPRLGPYIVDIGIPRVLELLKRQI